One genomic window of Corticium candelabrum chromosome 9, ooCorCand1.1, whole genome shotgun sequence includes the following:
- the LOC134184645 gene encoding phosphoinositide 3-kinase regulatory subunit 5-like, translating into MEVIDPKLVEGIRLAEYALGPTPNSKQCLTPSQISHFHSLLSDPLVASGYLSCLIAKLISLDSLHGYKPIKSVLYDLLQRHQFNTQDGYKEWLEKAPTGGGSNLLSPFHVVRSNLIDTVCFVGWLFSCTVTDTLRTLWRQWQIACSTHCRSKSEKMALHLVGSIVNSSQLNIRDIVSLCCQGFKAGHFLPDFLTHKESSPDEVAGNDHLLYARLRKMARTSESAKETLQAVIDQLERLEFNEEDEQVFPVLQLFCETVMAAPYVHQEHYFNAYRAVQPLYLWPLPHCDVARDVMNFIQDEMKSPGIHFRRRLISEHNLNVKQFLSHGDREHSIHVLVDTSAIAADSLYSSLAHQECLTETHLQQLLIKHTLLSYYGTNCNLADVEEGLSLCAADGSIESLCNAAVQYSEQAAGFASEEKALDVLGDRLESLMERITSQVAKSNESSAMATNGCDDKETVAVALPRPCIERHTFNSEESTSAHSSLFEILFKSDYFDMRPRNSISPPTCFDDGFNVRANSTGSRTSYDSLGSSFTLEDTPPSSILPEIKEETEAGFENEEGGKCIPHCCVSSSDTCTDVRCSSCVSCTSLDSTGSSAVYGTPDVNRKSHLAVESDLPLVTSAGEDVVLPNILVVEPSRELVARNTSLSVLSVISEITAKGEHNDKQDYEQHALHATDQHSASLQCDQTPTLLEVPLRHSTCQTVAGEIPVRKGITSIYEYQDKVKAGADRSLLQRSRLLSLDETERSKPSLFKIVVAGPDQGINSVASAYADIRATHSIFFEKAEVRFYYLPLSARTKTSDLNHTLGASKRLSLPKVLGRRSSWSTSTDHCSNNDKISKHCAKNWLADFMAKIDGWHVRHVTSAVTRALNVLPHTKEREGDHTKKEAADEKDLENVEHNTTPFGLVQDSIVGMCRFARYKVGIKLYSVRIWQHGNDQAVEPSSKLVMVQRLEVLGAGQLRYLNEFTETRNQLSVLHVTGSLVTVDGHHLGPFTLPDKSYWSLTISNIPRPGDTCVANPETSGLELALVQGVHLPLRIGFKGRRSGPKDEKEVLHVNEVQVTSQKPFNVVIDNGEPLTVMRLQVKPCCCPALPHSTYQTVHLPLGGSNPDDFVYLSRRRGLDRQAGSHEEIEFPLMTFWPACL; encoded by the exons GCTACAAGCCGATCAAGTCAGTTTTGTACGATCTGTTGCAAAGACACCAATTTAATACCCAAGATGGTTACAAGGAATGGCTCGAAAAAGCACCAACAGGAGGAGGCTCAAATCTATTGTCTCCTTTTC ATGTGGTTCGATCAAACCTCATTGACACTGTCTGCTTCGTTGGATGGCTGTTTTCCTGTACGGTCACAGACACACTGCGGACGTTGTGGAGACAGTGGCAGATAG CATGCTCTACTCATTGTCGATCCAAGTCTGAAAAAATG GCCTTACATCTCGTAGGATCCATAGTGAATTCATCTCAATTGAATATTAGAGACATCGTTTCCCTGTGCTGTCAAGGATTCAAAGCTGGTCATTTCTTGCCTGATTTTTTGACACACAAGGAAAGCTCGCCAGATGAAGTTGCTG GCAATGACCATCTTTTGTATGCCAGACTTAGAAAAATGGCAAGAACTTCTGAGAGTGCAAAGGAAACTCTTCAAGCTGTCATCGATCAGCTTGAAAGG CTTGAATTCAATGAAGAAGATGAGCAAGTTTTTCCAGTTTTGCAGCTTTTTTGTGAGACTGTAATGGCG GCTCCTTATGTTCACCAAGAACATTATTTCAATGCTTATCGAGCTGTTCAGCCACTCTACTTGTGGCCTCTTCCACATTGTGATGTTGCTAGAGATGTCATGAACTTTATTCAAGATGAAATGAAATCTCCAG GAATCCATTTTCGACGTCGGTTGATTTCTGAACACAATCTGAATGTAAAACAATTCCTCTCTCATGGAGACAG AGAACACAGTATTCACGTTTTAGTGGACACATCTGCTATTGCAGCTGATTCTCTTTACTCTTCACTTGCACACCAGGAATGCCTAACTGAAACACATTTACAACAATTACTTATTAAAC ATACACTTCTCAGTTATTATGGTACAAACTGTAATTTGGCGGATGTTGAAGAAGGCCTTTCG CTTTGTGCAGCTGACGGATCAATTGAAAGTCTTTGCAATGCTGCTGTTCAATATTCTGAACAGGCAGCTGGGTTTGCAAGTGAAGAGAAAGCTCTGGATGTGCTGGGAGACAGACTTGAGTCTTTAATGGAAAGAATCACTTCTCAAGTGGCAAAATCTAATGAATCTTCTGCCATGGCTACTAatggatgtgatgacaaagaaacagtGGCTGTTGCTCTTCCCAGGCCTTGCATAGAACGTCATACATTTAATAGTGAAGAGTCAACTAGTGCTCACTCTTCCTTATTTGAAATTCTATTTAAATCAGATTATTTTGATATGAGGCCACGAAACTCTATTTCTCCTCCAACTTGTTTTGACGATGGATTTAATGTTAGAGCAAATTCAACAGGCAGCAGGACAAGCTACGACAGTTTGGGCAGCTCGTTCACCTTGGAAGACACACCACCTTCCAGCATTCTGCCTGAAATTAAAGAGGAGACTGAAGCAGGATTTGAAAATGAGGAGGGGGGAAAATGTATCCCTCATTGTTGTGTGTCTTCTTCTGATACTTGTACTGATGTAAGATGCAGTTCATGTGTAAGTTGCACAAGTTTGGACAGTACTGGTAGTAGTGCTGTTTATGGAACGCCAGATGTCAATAGAAAATCACACCTTGCTGTGGAATCAGACTTGCCATTGGTAACATCAGCAGGAGAAGATGTTGTGTTGCCTAATATTTTAGTAGTCGAACCGTCTCGTGAATTAGTGGCACGTAATACTTCACTTTCTGTTTTATCGGTGATTTCTGAGATTACAGCTAAAGGAGAGCATAATGATAAACAGGATTATGAGCAGCATGCTTTGCATGCTACTGATCAGCATAGTGCATCATTGCAGTGTGATCAAACTCCCACTTTGCTTGAAGTACCATTGAGACACTCTACATGTCAAACAGTTGCTGGTGAAATTCCAGTTCGGAAAGGAATCACTAGCATTTATGAATATCAAGACAAAGTAAAGGCGGGAGCAGATCGATCATTATTGCAACGATCTCGACTGTTAAGTTTGGATGAAACAGAAAGAAGTAAACCCAGTTTGTTTAAGATAGTAGTTGCTGGCCCAGATCAAGGGATCAACAGTGTTGCTTCTGCATATGCTGACATAAG GGCAACTCATTCAATTTTTTTTGAAAAGGCAGAAGTGCGGTTTTATTACCTTCCACTTAGTGCTCGTACGAAGACATCTGATTTGAATCACACATTGGGTGCATCAAAAC GGTTGTCACTACCGAAAGTACTTGGTCGTCGGAGCAGCTGGAGTACCAGTACTGATCATTGTAgcaacaatgacaagatatCAAAGCATTGTGCCAAGAATTGGCTAGCTGATTTTATGGCAAAGATTGATGGATGGCATGTTCGTCATGTAACATCTGCTGTGACAAGGGCGTTGAATGTTTTACCTCAC ACAAAGGAAAGAGAAGGGGATCACACAAAGAAGGAAGCAGCAGATGAGAAGGATTTAGAAAATGTCGAACATAATACTACTCCTTTTGGG CTTGTGCAAGACTCTATAGTTGGTATGTGTCGATTTGCGAGATACAAAGTTGGCATCAAATTGTACAGTGTAAGG ATTTGGCAACATGGTAATGATCAAGCAGTTGAGCCATCTTCCAAGCTTGTAATGGTTCAGCGACTTGAAGTTCTTGGAGCCGGGCAGCTCAGATATCTCAATGAATTCA CTGAAACACGTAACCAGCTCTCAGTTCTCCACGTAACAGGGTCACTG GTGACAGTGGATGGACATCATCTGGGCCCGTTTACTTTGCCTGATAAATCCTATTGGTCACTAACAATTTCAAATATACCTCGTCCAGGAGATACATGTGTAGCTAATCCAG AAACATCTGGTTTGGAACTTGCACTGGTGCAAGGTGTTCATTTGCCTCTAAGAATAGGCTTCAAGGGCAGACGA TCTGGGCCCAAAGATGAGAAGGAAGTTCTTCACGTCAATGAGGTGCAAGTTACATCACAGAAGCCTTTCAATGTAGTCATAGACAATGGTGAACCATTGACTGTAATGAG GCTACAGGTAAAACCTTGTTGTTGTCCTGCTCTACCACACTCGACTTACCAGACAGTGCACTTGCCATTAGGAGGCTCCAATCCTGACGACTTTGTGTATCTATCCAGACGCAGAGGgcttgacagacaggcaggaagTCATGAGGAAATCGAATTTCCTCTAATGACATTTTGGCCCGCATGTCTCTGA